The nucleotide window GGGTCGTTGACCACGTGGGCTATGTCGTTGATGGGCCCGCTCGGGACATGCGCCTTTTCAAACTCGGCAAGCCAGTGCTCCGAAGTATTCTTCATGGTCCTCTCCTCGAGTATTTCCTTCAGGGCGTGAAAATTCTCCACTCTGGCGGGGTTGTCGACAAAGCGGGGATCGTTCACGTACTCTTCCATGCCGAGCACGGCGCACATTCTCTTCCAGATTTCGTCGTTCCCCACGGCGATGTTCATTGCGCCGTCGGACGTCGCGAGGGTGGTGAAAGGGGATATGGAGGGATGACGGTTGCCGATGGGGCGCGGGATCTCGCCGCTGACCAGGTACCTGGAGACGGCGTTTTCGAGGACGGCCACCATGCAGTCGAGCATGGCCACATCGACGAGCTGCCCCCTGCCGGTCCGGTTCCGGGCGTTCACGGCGGAAAGGACGCCGATGACGGTGAACAGACCGGCGAAAATATCCGCCACGGAGCTGCCGACTTTCGTGGGGGTGTGCTCGTCCGGTCCGGTGACGCTCATCATGCCGCCCATACCCTGGATGATGAGGTCATAGGCGGGACGGGAGCTGTAGGGCCCCGTCTGGCCGAAGCCCGAGCTTGCGGCGTAGATGAGCCGGGGATTTACCTTCCTGAGGTCCTCGTAGCCGAGGCCGAGCTTGTCCATCGTCCCGGGCTTGAAGTTCTCAATGAGAATGTCGCTCTTCCTGGCGAGGGACTTGAGGATTTCCTTGCCTTTTTCGTGTTTCAGATTCAGCGTGACGCTCTTCTTGCCCCGGTTGAGGCTCATGAAATAGGCACTCTCCCCCTTCTGGAAGGGGGGGTACGCACGGGTATCGTCCCCTCCATCGGGACGTTCGATCTTGATCACTTCCGCGCCCAGGTCGGCAAACATCATGGCGGCAAAGGGGCCGGCCAGCACGCGGGTCATATCCAGCACAACAAGTCCTTCCAACGGCTTCATAGGGAATACACCTCCAATTCGC belongs to Aminivibrio sp. and includes:
- a CDS encoding CoA transferase, whose translation is MKPLEGLVVLDMTRVLAGPFAAMMFADLGAEVIKIERPDGGDDTRAYPPFQKGESAYFMSLNRGKKSVTLNLKHEKGKEILKSLARKSDILIENFKPGTMDKLGLGYEDLRKVNPRLIYAASSGFGQTGPYSSRPAYDLIIQGMGGMMSVTGPDEHTPTKVGSSVADIFAGLFTVIGVLSAVNARNRTGRGQLVDVAMLDCMVAVLENAVSRYLVSGEIPRPIGNRHPSISPFTTLATSDGAMNIAVGNDEIWKRMCAVLGMEEYVNDPRFVDNPARVENFHALKEILEERTMKNTSEHWLAEFEKAHVPSGPINDIAHVVNDP